Below is a genomic region from Microbacterium esteraromaticum.
ATCTGCGCGAAGAACGGCGCGATCACCAGCCCGATGAGCGAGGCGATGATCACCGCGCCGAAGACGTCGGTGAGGCCCATGCGGCCGTTGCCGTTCACGATCGCGAGCATGGTGGCGACGCCGGCGAACGAGACGCCCTGCACGAGCGGGAGCTGGGAGCCGAAGAACGGGAAGCCGATGGTCTGCAGCAGGGTCGCCAGCCCGCCGACGAAGAGGCAGGCTGCGACGAGCAGTCCGATCTCGGACGGGCTGACGCCGGCGGCGGAGCCGATGATGAGCGGCGGAGCGATGATGCCGCCGTACATGGTGAGGACGTGCTGGAGCCCGTAGGTGAAGGATGCGCCGATGCTGAGGCGCTCGTCCTCGGGGCGGTCGGATGGACGCTTGGGCGTGGTGCTGCGTGCCGCAGTCATGTGTGGACCTCCTTGTCCGGGACCCGCTGTTCGGGGTGGGCATACGGAAAATGGGCATGGTGAACGGGACCGTCCCGCTCTGATGGCACCGGGGGCCCGTCGGCATGACCGACGAGCCCCCGGGGCGTGTGTCCTGAGTCGGCTGGCGCCGGATCAGCAGAAGCCGGCGATGCCGTCCCACGACCAGTGGTCGGTGTCGGCGCCCTCGCGGAGGAACGATGCCTCGATCAGGCCGTAGGGGCGATCGGCGGCGTAGAACACCTCGTTGGGGTTCTCGAGGCCGAACGGCGAGAGGTCGACCACGAAGTGGTGGCTGTTCGGGGTGGAGAAGCGGATCTCGTCGATCTCGGGGTGCGCCTCGAGGACGGCCTCTGCCATCTCCTTCAGCGTGTGCTGCAGCGCGTACGAGTAGTTGCGCGAGAAGCCGGCGAGCAGCAGGCGACGCACGTCGGCGAACGTCTCGTTGAAGTCGATGTCGTTGCGGTTGTAGCGCCACTTCGCGGTGACCGAGGTGGCGAGGATGCGGTCCTCGGTCTCGGGCAGCGTCGTGTACCTGTCCTTCGGGTAGCCGACGAAGCCGCTCTGGGTCGTCTTGAGCACCTTGAGGTCCTGAAGACCGGCGATGATGACCGTGTCGTCGCCGTCGATCTGCACGACGGAGGTGCGGGTCTCGGTGCCGCCGCGCACGAACGAGTGGTCGTGCTCGCCGTCATCGCCCTGGATCCGCTGCCAGGTGTACTGCTCGGCCTCCCAGCGGCCTCCCGTGATCCAGTCGAACTCGCCGGTGAAGTGGCGGCCGAGGCGGAGCAGGAACTCCTCCGGGCTGCCCACGCCGTCCTTGGCGAAGGCGTACACCGTGTTCTTCTGCGTGTCGGTCGGGACGACGTGCTCGTTGTTGCCCTCGAAGTGGGCGCTGTCGAGGTCACCGCGCAGCTGCGAGGTGACGTTGAGGTCCTCGATCTCGTGACGGTCGGTGTCGCGCGTGACGCGGACGACCCTGACCTCTGCCTTGCCGTACTGGTTCTTGCCCAGAATGATGTTGGTCATGATCTCTACTCAGCTTCCTCGGTAAGTGGAATAGGCGAACGGGCTGAGAAGGAGCGGCACGTGATAGTGCGCCTGCTCAGCGTCGACCTGGAAGGTCAACACCACCTCCGGGAAGAAGGTGTCCGTGTCGATGCCGGCGAAGTAGGCCGCCGTGTCGAACCGGAGACGGTACGCACCGCTCTCCAGCCGCTCGGGGCCCAGTTCTTTCACCCGCCCGTCAGCATCTGTGGATCCTGAACCGATCCCGACCCACTCGTCGCCCCGACGGGCTTCGAGTGCGACGGCGACGTCGGGCGCAGGGCGTCCGATCGAGGTGTCCAGGATGTGGGTGGTCACGTGGGAAACGCTCATGTCGCGCTCCTTCAGCTCTCGAGGGCTCCGGCCAGACGCAGCGCCGCGATTTCGCGCAGCTGCTGGTCGACCACGACGAGCTCCTGTTCGGGGGTGTTGCCCAGCCGCTGCTGCAGCAGGGCGAGGATCTCCTCGGCGGAGCGGCCCGCGGCGCGCACCAGGTACACGCGATCGAACTTCTCCTCGTATGCCTTGTTGCCGGCGGCAAGGGCGGCTGCGGCCTCGGCATCGACGCCTGGCTGCTCCTTGCGCGACAGCGCGGCCTCGGCGCTCTCGCCCTGGGGGCGCTCGCCGATGCGCGGGTGGTGTGCGAGTGCGCCGTCGAGCTCGGCCTCGGAGAGCGGGGCGGCGACCGTGGTGGCGGCGGCGGCGACCTCGTCGACGCTCCGGTAGGGCCGGCCGTCGACGATCGCGTCGATCCAGCGGCTGATGTCGAGTGCCGGCTTCACGACGGCGACGGCTTCTTCACGGGGAGCCGAGTTGAAGTTCTCGAGCAACATCTTCGATCCTCAAGCAGAATGCTGGCATCCGGCGCGAAGGCTATACGGAAACCCCTGACGGAGTCTTCACGAGAAGGTTTCTTCCGTATGCCGGAACTGTTATTTCAGCATGTGTAAGTATTGTGATGGCCGCCGAGGCTGTTGTCAACATCCACGGCGGCCATTTTCGCATCGTGGAGTCAGACTCCGAGTTCGGCGCGCAGACGGGCGACGTGACCTTCTGCATCGACCCCGTACTCGGCGCGCTGGACGACGCCGTCGCCGTCGAGCACGAAGGTGGAGCGGATCACTCCGTCGAAGGTGCGGTCGCCCACGGTCTTCTCGCCCCACACGCCCCACGCCTTCGCGACGGCGGCGTCGGTGTCGGCGAGAAGCGGGAAGGTGAGACCCTCCGCTTCGGAGAACGCACGGATCTCGTCGACGGAGTCGGGCGAGACGCCGATGACCGCGTAGCCGGCCGCGTCGAGAGCCGAGAGGCTGTCGCGGAAGTCACAGGCCTCGGTCGTGCAGCCGGGGGTGGCCGCCTTCGGGTAGAAGTAGACGACCACGTTGCGGCCGCGGTGGTCGGAGAGCGCGGTGGTGCGGCCCTCGGCGTCGGCGAGGGCGAAGTCGGGAGCGGGGACGCCCGCGGTGAGCTTGTCGGTCATGATGACTCCGTTCGATTGAGGGGTGGGTGCCGCGCTCAGCGCGCGACGGGCAGCACGTCGAAGGCCTCGG
It encodes:
- the pucL gene encoding factor-independent urate hydroxylase, which encodes MTNIILGKNQYGKAEVRVVRVTRDTDRHEIEDLNVTSQLRGDLDSAHFEGNNEHVVPTDTQKNTVYAFAKDGVGSPEEFLLRLGRHFTGEFDWITGGRWEAEQYTWQRIQGDDGEHDHSFVRGGTETRTSVVQIDGDDTVIIAGLQDLKVLKTTQSGFVGYPKDRYTTLPETEDRILATSVTAKWRYNRNDIDFNETFADVRRLLLAGFSRNYSYALQHTLKEMAEAVLEAHPEIDEIRFSTPNSHHFVVDLSPFGLENPNEVFYAADRPYGLIEASFLREGADTDHWSWDGIAGFC
- the bcp gene encoding thioredoxin-dependent thiol peroxidase; the protein is MTDKLTAGVPAPDFALADAEGRTTALSDHRGRNVVVYFYPKAATPGCTTEACDFRDSLSALDAAGYAVIGVSPDSVDEIRAFSEAEGLTFPLLADTDAAVAKAWGVWGEKTVGDRTFDGVIRSTFVLDGDGVVQRAEYGVDAEGHVARLRAELGV
- the uraH gene encoding hydroxyisourate hydrolase — translated: MSVSHVTTHILDTSIGRPAPDVAVALEARRGDEWVGIGSGSTDADGRVKELGPERLESGAYRLRFDTAAYFAGIDTDTFFPEVVLTFQVDAEQAHYHVPLLLSPFAYSTYRGS
- the uraD gene encoding 2-oxo-4-hydroxy-4-carboxy-5-ureidoimidazoline decarboxylase is translated as MLLENFNSAPREEAVAVVKPALDISRWIDAIVDGRPYRSVDEVAAAATTVAAPLSEAELDGALAHHPRIGERPQGESAEAALSRKEQPGVDAEAAAALAAGNKAYEEKFDRVYLVRAAGRSAEEILALLQQRLGNTPEQELVVVDQQLREIAALRLAGALES